The proteins below come from a single Procambarus clarkii isolate CNS0578487 chromosome 26, FALCON_Pclarkii_2.0, whole genome shotgun sequence genomic window:
- the LOC138368715 gene encoding histone H1.10-like, with the protein MQGASKPASEKGKQASKQEGQASQQARRASKQASKKGKQASKQEGQASKQARRASKPASKKGKQASKQEGQASKQARRASKQASKKGKQASKQEGQASQDESKLMPKQGFG; encoded by the coding sequence ATGCAAGGGGCAAGCAAGCCAGCAAGCGAAAAGGGCAAGCAAGCCAGCAAGCAAGAAGGGCAAGCAAGCCAGCAAGCAAGAagggcaagcaagcaagcaagcaagaagGGCAAACAAGCCAGCAAGCAAGAagggcaagcaagcaagcaagcaagaagGGCAAGCAAGCCAGCAAGCAAGAagggcaagcaagcaagcaagcaagaagggcaagcaagcaagcaagcaagaagggcaagcaagcaagcaagcaagaagggcaagcaagcaagcaagcaagaagGGCAAGCAAGCCAGGATGAGAGTAAACTTATGCCGAAACAAGGTtttggatga